From Rhodococcus sp. B7740, one genomic window encodes:
- a CDS encoding non-ribosomal peptide synthetase, whose translation MTETTTDTAAAPQSKIAAVLPLTALQTGMYLQSSLAAATQDPYLSQTVLDLSAPVDGGRLTRALEHLLERHPNIKAQLRQRRNGDLVWVVPRASTPEPTPVVGEWNDHLGRDRSAGFAFFEGPLIRFAYSTDPRSPRVLITYHHALMDGWSEAIFVRELIALYTSVESAALPPAPDFSDYLAWTAGQDRDAALARWAQYLDGFDSPTLIADGAPSQANSSSRIDLDIDDRLGRRVADYARSRGVTTNVVVQVAWASMLAARTGAVDVSFGMASSIRPFDLDGAEAMVGLLLNTVPVRLRFDSTSAVAEVVDGLQADHLDLDEHRFLGLSDIAGTVGGGELFDTIVVYQNYPAPVPNASEAAVEHPVVDEVTVLGAHMSFPMALIVGPDPTLWAFVLHDDSAVDHRSATVCAETFVEMLDRLTSRPDVDVPQLLSAPDGQGYSIGPHRSVPTLEAALAERFARSSEDIALVVGDDETTYGRLRTRVSEVSALLRAHGVGTESRVAIALGRGTDMVAALLATIDVGAVFVPIDIRYPRERIDHLLSDSCHDILLVDDATPAALAELETATRIRSSSATEAVEEPFTLSIPGGCGAYLVYTSGSTGTPKGVLGSRNALANRLHWATERWGGPTSRIAKSSLSFIDGATELLTGILAGQRVVLAQDHDYADAGALAALLERSGAEQITAVGSLAAALATTSTPECRSLTGWILSGEPLTSSTIDAIGHATPHASVHNSYGSSEVAGDVAVHRVAGDPTVIGTAVDNTVLGLLDGRLLPVRTGVGGDIYVSGAQLARGYAGRPADTAARFVADPRVDGGRMYRTGDRARIVEDGALEFLGRDDRQVKVRGHRVELGEVENLTADCESVNECAVVAVTDSAGATVLVAYLTPESVDTAAVRDALRARVPDYLVPVFWVPLDRLPNTPNGKTDRIALVQRGIPKSVPSRSRAAATDDERCLVGLFVDATRAGAESIGVDDDFFALGGDSITAITLVYHARGAGLAITTADVFECRTVSGLVRRARQAECAVGAAEPDSTTPLLDADDLAELSRLGVDADLARPATPLQQGLAFQSVAAGDGVKEIYVIATEFEVRGELRTDRLDAALDALFDRHPALRSRFLTLSTGTTVAVRDAGRVQVVRLAVDDPDSYSARASVLEDRRTFDIEHDPLVRILVLDCGEQLHRVVLTVHHLLVDGWSMGTVGTELFMLYRGRDLPAPAPFDDYLQWLSRRNDSSIDVWREALGPDVAPTTIAPSAPLTSNDRSEVREIEIGWDADDTARLTDSARRRSVTASELINAAWAVVLSSFTDSESVVFGSTVSGRPTDLDRVGDMVGLFINTIPVRAAVGRDATLSSILAGLREFSIAVAAHHHVGLSDIQKAVGRGTLFDTLVVFENFATAETNGIDSEDFSVSVARFHTVTHYPLTLTVFPGERLRLVLEYRSDAVSAERAHAVASAMTAVLRTFAEPGDPPIASVSLVDESTAARLTSECAGIERAYPDGTMVDLFTDRVVQQPDSIAVQDDTTVWTFAELDRVSNRIARSLIGSGIGAEDIVAVEAPRTATTMAAILGVMKSGAAYLPMDPNWPVERTHQILDEAQPVVTVTTDSVAALQPSSTDSVAVTDAERRASLHPDHPVYTIYTSGTTGVPKGVLVSHRGLANLYHSHRENVHTPAIARAGKPTLNVAHAWSMAFDASWQPQLWLFGGHTLHLIDPGTVLDPVELAARLTKLSADFVEVVPSLLEQMMRVGSIDTLSTVGVGGEAVSADLWNRLRTSETLVAYNFYGPTEATVDAVYTSTELVSEPVIGRPVTNMRAYVLDRNLRLVPPGVLGELYLAGPGVARGYRHAPGRTAHRFVADPFAADGTRLYRTGDLVAWTENTALRYGGRSDDQVKIRGHRVEVGEVEARLRDLDAVADARVVVRGADTGNATLAGYLVAASDRELDTNLARARLRGLLPSYMVPASLTVLDAFPLLPNGKVDAAALPEPVFSTRTGRAPRTDVERRICAAVAEVLHLSQVGADDDFFDLGGDSIMAMELSARLRSAGVGVSPWHIVSLRTPETIAGQLESSGPSNATPAVGPYGDVPLTPIVRWMDALDGPIDEISQAVLLDAPASLTEDSLTELLVRLVARHPILHSRFQRSPGSESSFTVLPDGTADVTEWIRIEDCDGTAESEPADRVAAESRSARARLNPAAARMVDVVWLRHGRDPASSGELLITLHHLVVDGVSWRILLPDLVGCWTQAAVERNPVGPSMRQWAYEMRSLADSPEVLADLGYWASIGDGAAQIPSTRPLDPSIDTGARVRTTLFALSEDESAGLISAVRTHLGVSVEHLLLATFAAAVAHWTNPDAVDPQSFVVDVEGHGRSGVASDRVDGSAVVGWLTAVFPLRLTAKPRDHRTLTAHEGNLPAAESVLRELTTAAKASRDSVPGDGSTYGLLRWMGGDAGETLRGTPGADIEFNYLGRFDATTDGPFGASRLRSSLDSTPGVNTPCGYALIVDSYIHDLRDSSVLGVTMSWPEGVLSGVEELAGLWHDALSATCRILAAGAPSEARITS comes from the coding sequence GTGACCGAGACGACGACCGATACCGCGGCTGCTCCGCAATCCAAGATCGCCGCTGTCCTCCCGCTGACGGCGCTGCAGACCGGCATGTACCTGCAGTCGAGTCTTGCTGCGGCGACACAGGACCCGTACCTGTCGCAGACAGTGCTCGACCTGTCTGCTCCGGTGGATGGCGGCCGTCTCACCCGCGCCCTCGAACACCTGCTCGAGCGTCATCCGAACATCAAAGCGCAGCTGCGCCAGCGCCGTAATGGCGACCTGGTGTGGGTGGTTCCGCGCGCATCGACACCGGAACCGACACCTGTCGTCGGAGAGTGGAACGATCATCTGGGCCGCGACAGGTCCGCCGGATTCGCGTTCTTCGAAGGTCCGTTGATCCGATTCGCGTACTCCACCGATCCTCGGTCGCCACGGGTACTGATCACCTACCATCACGCCTTGATGGACGGATGGTCCGAGGCCATCTTCGTTCGTGAATTGATCGCCCTCTACACATCGGTGGAGTCGGCTGCTCTGCCCCCTGCTCCGGACTTTTCCGACTACCTGGCCTGGACGGCCGGTCAGGATCGTGATGCGGCGCTGGCGCGGTGGGCGCAGTATCTCGACGGCTTCGATTCTCCGACCCTGATCGCAGACGGCGCACCGTCACAGGCGAATTCATCCTCCCGTATCGATCTCGACATCGACGACCGGCTGGGACGACGCGTCGCCGACTACGCGCGGAGCCGCGGAGTGACCACGAACGTGGTGGTGCAGGTGGCGTGGGCGTCGATGCTGGCAGCTCGCACCGGAGCAGTCGACGTGTCGTTCGGAATGGCGAGCTCCATCAGGCCGTTCGATCTGGACGGGGCCGAGGCGATGGTCGGTCTGCTGCTCAACACCGTGCCCGTGCGGCTTCGGTTCGATTCGACGTCGGCGGTCGCAGAGGTGGTCGACGGCCTACAGGCAGACCATCTCGACCTGGACGAGCACCGATTCCTCGGCCTGTCCGACATCGCCGGAACCGTCGGTGGCGGTGAATTGTTCGACACCATCGTCGTGTATCAGAACTATCCGGCACCGGTCCCGAATGCGAGCGAGGCGGCCGTCGAGCACCCCGTCGTGGACGAGGTCACGGTACTGGGCGCGCACATGAGTTTTCCGATGGCTCTGATCGTCGGGCCCGACCCGACGCTGTGGGCATTCGTCCTGCACGACGACTCAGCCGTCGATCATCGTTCGGCCACGGTGTGCGCCGAGACCTTCGTCGAGATGCTGGACCGACTGACGAGCCGTCCGGACGTCGATGTGCCGCAGCTCTTGTCGGCCCCGGACGGCCAGGGATACAGCATCGGGCCACACCGGTCGGTGCCGACGCTGGAAGCGGCCCTCGCAGAGAGGTTCGCGCGGTCGAGCGAGGATATCGCGCTGGTGGTCGGCGACGACGAGACGACGTACGGCCGACTCCGGACTCGGGTGTCCGAGGTGTCGGCGCTCCTGCGCGCCCACGGCGTCGGGACCGAGAGCCGTGTCGCTATCGCCCTCGGCAGGGGTACGGACATGGTGGCCGCGCTGCTGGCGACCATCGACGTGGGTGCGGTGTTCGTTCCCATCGACATTCGCTACCCGCGCGAGCGTATCGACCACCTGTTGTCGGATTCGTGCCACGACATCCTGTTGGTCGACGACGCCACACCTGCCGCGCTGGCCGAACTCGAGACCGCGACGAGAATCCGTTCGAGTTCGGCTACGGAGGCGGTGGAAGAACCCTTCACCCTGAGCATTCCGGGCGGCTGCGGGGCCTATCTCGTCTACACGTCGGGTTCGACAGGTACACCCAAGGGTGTGCTCGGCTCGAGGAACGCGCTCGCCAATCGCCTGCACTGGGCGACCGAGCGATGGGGCGGACCCACGAGTCGGATTGCCAAGAGCTCGCTGTCGTTCATCGACGGGGCCACTGAACTGCTCACCGGAATCCTCGCGGGTCAACGAGTGGTGTTGGCGCAGGACCACGACTACGCCGACGCGGGCGCGTTGGCTGCGCTCCTCGAACGGTCCGGTGCCGAGCAGATCACCGCCGTCGGGTCACTCGCTGCGGCATTGGCAACCACCTCGACGCCGGAATGCCGTTCGCTGACCGGTTGGATCCTCAGCGGAGAGCCGTTGACCAGCAGCACGATCGACGCCATCGGACACGCCACGCCCCACGCCTCGGTACACAACTCCTACGGCTCGTCCGAGGTGGCCGGGGACGTCGCGGTGCATCGCGTCGCAGGTGATCCGACGGTCATCGGAACGGCAGTGGACAACACGGTCCTGGGGTTGCTCGACGGCCGCTTGCTCCCGGTACGGACGGGCGTCGGCGGCGACATCTACGTCTCGGGAGCCCAACTTGCCCGCGGGTACGCCGGCAGGCCTGCGGACACCGCGGCTCGCTTCGTTGCGGACCCTCGCGTCGACGGTGGGCGAATGTATCGCACCGGTGACCGCGCCCGCATCGTCGAAGACGGAGCGCTGGAATTTCTGGGACGCGACGACAGGCAGGTCAAGGTCCGGGGACATCGCGTCGAGCTCGGTGAGGTCGAGAACCTCACGGCCGACTGCGAATCCGTGAACGAGTGCGCGGTGGTGGCGGTGACGGACAGCGCAGGCGCGACCGTGCTCGTTGCTTACCTGACCCCCGAGAGTGTCGATACCGCGGCAGTACGCGACGCTCTGCGCGCCCGTGTACCCGACTACCTGGTGCCGGTGTTCTGGGTGCCGCTCGACCGACTGCCGAACACTCCCAACGGCAAGACGGACCGGATTGCTCTGGTACAGAGAGGAATTCCAAAGAGCGTACCCAGCCGCTCACGTGCAGCTGCCACCGACGACGAGCGTTGCCTCGTCGGCCTTTTCGTCGACGCCACTCGTGCGGGTGCCGAGTCCATCGGCGTCGACGACGACTTCTTCGCACTCGGCGGGGACAGCATCACCGCCATCACGCTCGTGTATCACGCGCGGGGAGCCGGGTTGGCCATCACCACGGCGGACGTTTTCGAATGCCGTACCGTCTCCGGACTCGTCCGACGAGCCCGACAGGCCGAATGTGCCGTCGGCGCAGCGGAACCCGACAGCACTACCCCGTTGCTCGATGCAGACGATCTGGCCGAACTGAGCCGACTCGGTGTCGACGCCGATCTCGCACGTCCGGCGACTCCGCTGCAGCAGGGTCTGGCATTCCAGTCCGTTGCCGCCGGGGACGGAGTCAAGGAGATCTACGTCATCGCCACCGAGTTCGAGGTGCGCGGCGAGCTACGCACCGATCGACTCGATGCCGCGCTGGACGCGCTGTTCGATCGTCATCCTGCTCTTCGCTCACGCTTTCTCACGCTGAGTACGGGGACCACCGTCGCCGTGCGTGATGCGGGTCGGGTGCAGGTCGTCAGGCTCGCGGTGGACGATCCTGATTCGTACTCGGCGCGCGCATCGGTGCTCGAGGATCGCCGTACTTTCGATATCGAGCACGATCCGCTCGTGCGAATTCTCGTGCTGGACTGCGGAGAACAGCTGCACCGTGTGGTGCTGACCGTGCACCATCTGCTCGTCGACGGGTGGTCCATGGGGACCGTCGGCACCGAGTTGTTCATGCTGTACCGAGGCCGAGATCTACCGGCTCCGGCTCCGTTCGACGACTACCTGCAGTGGCTGTCGCGTCGGAACGACTCGTCGATCGATGTATGGCGCGAGGCGCTCGGCCCGGACGTCGCTCCCACGACCATCGCGCCGTCCGCACCGCTGACCTCGAACGACCGGTCCGAGGTTCGGGAGATCGAGATCGGCTGGGATGCCGACGACACTGCTCGCCTCACCGACTCCGCCCGTCGGCGATCGGTGACGGCGAGCGAGCTGATCAATGCGGCATGGGCCGTGGTTCTGTCGTCCTTCACCGACAGCGAATCGGTCGTGTTCGGGTCGACGGTATCCGGACGCCCGACGGACCTGGACCGTGTCGGGGACATGGTCGGGTTGTTCATCAACACCATCCCGGTGCGCGCCGCGGTCGGTCGCGATGCCACCCTGTCGTCGATTCTCGCGGGCCTGCGCGAGTTCTCCATCGCCGTTGCCGCGCATCATCACGTCGGCCTGTCGGACATCCAGAAGGCAGTCGGCCGGGGGACACTGTTCGACACCCTCGTGGTGTTCGAGAACTTTGCCACCGCCGAAACGAACGGTATCGACTCGGAGGACTTCTCGGTCTCGGTCGCCCGGTTCCATACGGTGACTCATTACCCACTGACGTTGACGGTGTTCCCCGGCGAAAGGCTGCGGCTGGTGCTCGAATACCGCAGCGACGCCGTGTCGGCGGAGCGCGCACATGCGGTGGCGTCGGCCATGACGGCAGTGCTTCGAACGTTCGCCGAGCCGGGCGACCCGCCCATCGCATCGGTGTCCCTCGTGGACGAGTCGACGGCGGCTCGGCTGACCTCGGAGTGCGCCGGCATCGAGCGCGCCTACCCTGACGGAACAATGGTCGACCTGTTCACCGATCGTGTTGTGCAGCAGCCCGATTCGATCGCTGTTCAGGACGACACCACGGTGTGGACGTTCGCGGAGTTGGATCGCGTGTCCAATCGAATTGCACGATCGCTCATCGGATCCGGAATCGGCGCCGAGGACATCGTGGCCGTCGAGGCCCCGCGCACGGCGACGACGATGGCAGCGATCCTCGGCGTGATGAAGTCGGGGGCTGCCTACCTGCCGATGGATCCGAACTGGCCGGTCGAGCGCACTCACCAGATCCTCGACGAAGCACAGCCGGTGGTTACGGTGACCACGGATTCCGTTGCGGCGCTGCAGCCGTCGTCCACGGATTCCGTCGCCGTGACCGATGCGGAGCGTCGGGCATCGTTGCATCCCGATCATCCGGTGTACACGATCTACACCTCCGGCACGACGGGTGTGCCCAAGGGCGTTCTGGTCTCGCATCGAGGCCTGGCCAATCTGTACCACTCGCACCGCGAGAACGTGCACACTCCGGCGATCGCTCGCGCGGGCAAGCCCACCCTGAACGTTGCGCACGCGTGGTCGATGGCCTTCGACGCGTCCTGGCAACCGCAGCTGTGGCTGTTCGGCGGTCACACACTTCATCTGATCGATCCGGGGACCGTCCTCGATCCGGTGGAACTGGCAGCCCGGCTGACGAAGCTGTCGGCGGACTTCGTCGAGGTCGTGCCGTCGTTGCTCGAGCAGATGATGCGAGTGGGATCGATCGACACCCTGTCCACGGTCGGGGTCGGCGGAGAAGCGGTATCTGCGGACCTGTGGAATCGACTGCGCACCAGTGAAACCCTGGTGGCCTACAACTTCTACGGCCCGACCGAGGCGACGGTGGATGCGGTGTACACCTCCACCGAACTGGTGAGCGAGCCGGTGATCGGTAGGCCGGTGACCAACATGCGGGCATACGTGCTGGACCGCAACCTGCGGCTGGTCCCGCCCGGCGTGCTCGGCGAGCTCTACCTGGCCGGTCCCGGAGTCGCGCGGGGCTACCGACACGCGCCGGGGCGTACGGCTCACCGCTTCGTTGCCGATCCCTTCGCTGCAGACGGCACGCGGCTGTACCGGACCGGAGATCTCGTGGCGTGGACCGAGAACACTGCGCTGCGATACGGCGGCCGCTCGGACGATCAGGTCAAGATTCGTGGCCACCGAGTGGAGGTGGGGGAGGTCGAGGCTCGATTGCGCGACCTCGACGCAGTCGCCGACGCGCGAGTGGTGGTCCGAGGTGCCGATACCGGGAACGCCACGCTCGCCGGGTATCTGGTTGCGGCATCGGATCGCGAGCTCGACACGAATCTTGCCCGTGCCCGGTTGCGGGGTCTGCTGCCGTCGTACATGGTGCCGGCGTCTTTGACCGTGCTCGATGCTTTTCCGCTGTTGCCGAACGGCAAGGTCGATGCCGCCGCGTTGCCCGAGCCCGTGTTCTCGACACGGACCGGGCGTGCTCCACGTACCGATGTCGAGCGGCGGATCTGCGCTGCCGTGGCCGAGGTGTTGCATCTGTCCCAGGTCGGTGCCGACGACGATTTCTTCGATCTGGGCGGCGACAGCATCATGGCGATGGAGCTGTCCGCGAGGCTCCGATCGGCCGGCGTCGGGGTGTCACCGTGGCACATCGTGTCGCTCCGTACGCCGGAAACCATTGCAGGTCAGCTCGAGTCGAGCGGACCGTCGAACGCAACCCCTGCTGTCGGCCCCTACGGGGACGTTCCGCTGACACCGATCGTCCGGTGGATGGACGCACTCGACGGGCCCATCGACGAGATCTCGCAGGCGGTGTTGCTCGATGCTCCGGCGTCGCTCACCGAGGACTCGCTGACGGAGCTCCTCGTCCGCCTCGTTGCTCGGCATCCGATTCTGCATTCTCGATTCCAGCGGAGCCCGGGTTCGGAGTCCAGCTTCACGGTGTTGCCGGACGGCACCGCCGATGTGACCGAGTGGATTCGCATCGAGGATTGCGACGGAACGGCCGAGTCCGAGCCGGCGGATCGGGTCGCTGCCGAATCACGTTCTGCACGTGCGCGGTTGAATCCGGCCGCGGCGAGGATGGTCGATGTCGTGTGGCTGCGGCACGGACGCGATCCCGCGTCGTCGGGAGAGCTGCTGATCACGCTGCATCACCTCGTGGTCGACGGGGTGAGTTGGCGGATACTGTTGCCCGATCTGGTCGGTTGCTGGACGCAGGCCGCCGTCGAGCGAAACCCCGTCGGTCCGTCGATGCGGCAGTGGGCGTACGAGATGCGCAGTCTCGCAGACTCGCCCGAGGTGCTCGCCGATCTCGGCTACTGGGCGAGCATCGGTGACGGAGCGGCGCAGATTCCGTCGACGCGGCCACTCGACCCGTCGATCGACACCGGTGCCCGCGTGCGTACCACTCTCTTCGCCCTGTCGGAGGACGAGAGTGCAGGGCTGATAT
- a CDS encoding non-ribosomal peptide synthetase: MKATDLDDIKRRLLADRLRRARGGETAEIERGPLADLESPEFGALKARFGSVDDVWPLCALQLGLVYQVGVDADATELYTVRTVVEVNRVLDGDRVRRALQSVVDSTAALRTAFVTPDGGMPVQVVLSTVQAPLTVVDLGSCSASEIDQQWNRILADDRQRSFDIAAPPLFRVTLVHFPDGVDRLLTTYWFGCFDGGSSALLVSRVLEQYDGASPNLDHGYREYLRWLASRDRVESERAWQRWFGDVDTPTLVAESGQGGDEAPRRVERRLSQAVSGRLDSIARESGSTLFTVLAAAWASVLMRISGRSDVVFGTAVAGRPMEVPGSEHAIGAFISTVPLRVTAGGSDTVAGIAARVQDQRLDLMAHDTLGLGGIQKAIGAGALFDTLLVLRNAAGPAVDTGAPSEHRVRHVSTVDGSEFPVSIAVDPGSELNLSVTYLPDSVDDDRARYLLDSFENALKTVAEQPDLPISQWPAPAAESVSIVDNGFDDRLERLGDSTIAELLADRAASIPDATALVFGAERVTFGDLDARVGACARALLRRGAGPERIVALALPRSVEMVVALFAVLRTGSAYLPLELDYPSDRLDLMLADARPTILVTTTETKARGLTTDATAMIVDDPAVAAELAELVNASEFDSGPFAPGTPGRLEHPAYVIYTSGSTGTPKGVVTPYRGLTNMQINHRDEIFVPTIAAAGDRTLRIAHTVSFSFDMSWEELLWLVEGHEVHVCDEELRRDGEALARYCEQNLIDVVNVTPTYAGHLLDLGLLNEHDGHRIPLVLLGGEAVPDSLWQQLGGVGYNLYGPTEYTINALGAGTRDSDTPSIGAPILGTRAYVLDQWLRPVPVGSVGELHLSGVGLARGYLHRYAQTATSFVADPWSPSERMYRTGDLVRIRPDGLFDYLGRADDQVKIRGYRVETAEVERAVTNCDAVAGAVVRAVEIGAGTRALAAYVVPRDAAAGEDHSALFGSIRDELAAVLPEYMVPTLFAALERVPMTINGKLDVRALPAVDAAGGGTFVPPRTPVETMLCEIVEAVLGVGRVGIDDDFFALGGDSITSLAVASRARKASIPLAPREVMRKRTVRMFGAELVTDDSARPAVSAAAVTVDLSQDELDEFESSI, encoded by the coding sequence ATGAAGGCGACGGATCTCGACGACATCAAGCGCCGGTTGCTGGCGGATCGGCTCCGGCGCGCCCGGGGTGGCGAGACCGCCGAGATCGAGCGCGGTCCTCTCGCCGACCTCGAATCGCCCGAATTCGGTGCGCTGAAAGCACGATTCGGCTCCGTCGACGATGTATGGCCGTTGTGTGCGCTGCAGCTCGGGCTGGTCTATCAGGTCGGCGTGGATGCGGACGCCACCGAGCTCTACACCGTTCGTACCGTGGTCGAGGTGAACCGGGTTCTGGACGGTGACAGGGTTCGTCGTGCTCTGCAGTCGGTGGTCGACTCCACTGCGGCGCTGCGCACGGCGTTCGTCACTCCCGACGGCGGCATGCCGGTGCAAGTGGTTCTGTCGACGGTGCAGGCACCGTTGACGGTGGTGGACCTCGGTAGCTGCTCGGCGAGCGAGATCGACCAGCAGTGGAACCGGATACTCGCCGACGACCGGCAGCGGTCGTTCGACATCGCTGCGCCGCCACTGTTCCGGGTCACGCTCGTGCACTTTCCCGACGGTGTCGATCGCCTGTTGACGACCTACTGGTTCGGGTGTTTCGACGGCGGGTCCTCGGCGTTGTTGGTCTCGCGTGTCCTGGAACAGTACGACGGCGCGAGCCCGAACCTCGATCACGGCTACCGGGAGTATCTGCGCTGGTTGGCCTCTCGCGACCGGGTCGAGTCCGAGCGGGCGTGGCAGCGCTGGTTCGGCGATGTCGACACGCCCACACTGGTGGCCGAATCGGGTCAGGGCGGCGACGAGGCTCCTCGACGCGTCGAACGGAGACTGTCGCAGGCGGTCTCCGGACGACTGGATTCGATTGCGCGCGAATCCGGGTCGACGCTCTTCACCGTGTTGGCGGCCGCGTGGGCCAGCGTGCTCATGCGCATATCCGGTCGGTCCGACGTGGTGTTCGGTACCGCCGTTGCCGGGCGCCCGATGGAGGTGCCGGGCTCGGAGCATGCCATCGGCGCGTTCATCAGTACCGTTCCCCTCCGGGTCACGGCGGGCGGATCCGACACCGTCGCGGGCATCGCTGCGCGAGTGCAGGATCAGCGCCTGGATCTGATGGCACACGACACCCTCGGTCTCGGCGGAATTCAGAAGGCGATCGGTGCCGGTGCGCTGTTCGACACCCTGCTGGTGCTGCGCAACGCGGCCGGTCCTGCAGTGGACACCGGTGCTCCGTCGGAGCATCGGGTACGACACGTCTCGACCGTCGACGGCTCGGAGTTCCCGGTGTCGATTGCCGTCGACCCGGGTAGCGAGCTGAACCTGTCGGTGACGTACCTGCCCGACTCGGTGGACGACGATCGCGCACGGTATCTGCTCGACTCCTTCGAGAACGCTCTGAAAACCGTTGCCGAGCAGCCCGATCTGCCGATATCGCAGTGGCCGGCACCGGCCGCCGAATCGGTGAGCATCGTGGACAACGGTTTCGACGACAGGCTCGAGCGACTGGGCGATTCCACGATCGCCGAGTTGCTCGCCGACCGGGCCGCATCCATTCCCGACGCGACCGCGCTGGTGTTCGGGGCCGAACGAGTGACGTTCGGAGACTTGGACGCGCGCGTCGGTGCGTGCGCACGGGCACTCCTGCGCCGAGGTGCCGGTCCGGAACGCATCGTCGCCCTCGCGCTGCCGCGGTCGGTGGAGATGGTGGTGGCGCTGTTCGCGGTACTGCGCACCGGCTCGGCCTATCTGCCCCTCGAACTCGACTATCCGAGCGATCGCCTCGACCTGATGTTGGCCGACGCACGGCCCACGATCCTGGTGACGACCACCGAGACGAAGGCCCGAGGACTGACGACCGACGCCACCGCGATGATCGTCGACGATCCCGCCGTGGCAGCCGAATTGGCGGAACTTGTCAACGCGTCGGAGTTCGACTCGGGGCCGTTCGCGCCCGGGACACCCGGCCGCCTCGAGCACCCGGCCTACGTCATCTACACCTCGGGCTCGACCGGCACGCCCAAAGGCGTCGTCACCCCGTACCGGGGTCTGACGAACATGCAGATCAACCACCGAGACGAGATCTTCGTTCCGACCATCGCCGCGGCCGGGGATCGGACGCTGCGGATCGCGCACACCGTTTCGTTCTCCTTCGACATGTCGTGGGAAGAGCTGCTGTGGCTCGTCGAAGGCCACGAGGTGCACGTCTGCGACGAGGAATTGCGCCGTGACGGTGAAGCATTGGCGCGATACTGCGAGCAGAACCTGATCGACGTGGTGAACGTGACGCCCACGTACGCCGGGCACCTGCTGGACCTGGGATTGCTGAACGAGCACGACGGACATCGGATTCCGCTGGTGCTCCTCGGCGGGGAAGCGGTACCCGATTCGTTGTGGCAGCAGCTCGGCGGTGTCGGCTACAACCTCTACGGGCCTACCGAGTACACGATCAATGCGCTCGGTGCGGGTACCCGAGACAGTGACACCCCGTCGATCGGTGCACCGATCCTCGGAACCCGCGCGTACGTTCTGGATCAGTGGCTACGTCCCGTCCCCGTGGGATCTGTCGGTGAGCTGCATCTGTCGGGTGTGGGTCTGGCCCGCGGTTACCTGCACCGATACGCGCAGACGGCAACCAGTTTCGTCGCCGATCCCTGGTCGCCGAGCGAGCGGATGTACCGCACCGGCGATCTGGTGCGGATCAGGCCCGATGGCCTGTTCGACTATCTGGGCCGTGCCGACGACCAGGTCAAGATCCGCGGCTATCGCGTGGAGACCGCGGAAGTCGAGCGGGCAGTGACGAACTGCGACGCGGTTGCCGGTGCGGTGGTGCGAGCGGTGGAGATCGGCGCGGGTACCCGGGCGCTCGCCGCGTACGTGGTTCCCCGCGATGCCGCTGCGGGCGAGGACCATTCCGCGTTGTTCGGATCCATTCGGGACGAGCTTGCGGCCGTCCTGCCGGAGTACATGGTGCCCACGCTGTTCGCCGCGCTGGAACGCGTTCCGATGACGATCAACGGCAAGCTCGACGTACGAGCTCTGCCCGCCGTCGACGCCGCGGGCGGCGGTACGTTCGTGCCGCCGCGAACACCGGTGGAGACGATGTTGTGCGAGATCGTCGAGGCGGTTCTCGGGGTCGGCCGGGTGGGTATCGACGACGATTTCTTCGCCCTCGGCGGTGACAGCATCACCTCCCTCGCCGTGGCATCGCGGGCGCGCAAGGCCTCGATACCGCTGGCACCGCGTGAGGTGATGCGCAAGCGAACAGTGCGGATGTTCGGTGCGGAGCTCGTCACCGACGACTCCGCCCGGCCTGCGGTCTCTGCTGCGGCGGTCACCGTGGATCTGTCCCAGGACGAGCTCGACGAATTCGAAAGCAGTATCTGA